The Corallococcus exiguus genome includes a window with the following:
- a CDS encoding BlaI/MecI/CopY family transcriptional regulator translates to MKKPVGEQELAVLRYVAEHGPATVGEVAERFGEAQGLARSTILTVMERLRLKGHLTRSKVDGVFQYASPVATQELLRDVVGNFVQRTLSGSLSPFVTYLSETEDVSDEELKQLQDVVARLRQKRKE, encoded by the coding sequence ATGAAGAAGCCGGTGGGAGAGCAGGAGCTGGCGGTGCTGCGGTACGTGGCCGAGCACGGTCCGGCGACGGTGGGCGAGGTGGCCGAGCGCTTCGGTGAGGCGCAGGGCCTGGCGCGCTCCACCATCCTGACGGTGATGGAGCGGCTGCGGCTGAAGGGGCACCTGACCCGTTCGAAGGTGGACGGGGTGTTCCAGTACGCCTCGCCGGTGGCGACGCAAGAGCTGCTGCGCGACGTCGTAGGGAACTTCGTGCAGCGCACGCTCTCCGGGTCCCTGTCGCCGTTCGTGACCTACCTGTCGGAGACAGAGGACGTGTCCGACGAAGAGCTGAAGCAGCTCCAGGACGTCGTGGCGCGCCTGCGCCAGAAGCGGAAGGAGTAA